aattacaaatttaatcatgtgtttctatttttttttttttttttttgtcattcaattaggtttttttatatgtatgtctatatagtttttagggtttttttaaatgaaaatgagaaatgttttctttagctgaagtaaaataatattttaaatattttattttagttaacatttattttctttcaactaacaaaaatgtttttgatgagAAAATGCAGTGAGATTATTGAAGTTAAACCATACAactgtgggggaaaaaaaatgcaatgagaGTTAAGTTCATATGGTTGTGTagttacataatttaaaaaaaataataattactcaaaatcaaaatttttaatttatattaatgcaatttttacatgtattaaaatacattttaatattttcaaacataaattttactttttaatacagtaaaaaaaaaaaaaagtaataaaaaagaaaatgcattgaGATAATCTAATAGTCACAAGTTTATCATGTAAATAATCACTCAGTCTGTCCTTGTTTCTCCACAGGATCCCTGATCCCAGTGAAAAGCATCATGGTCTAGCTGACTGTGTGCTGGAGGGCGGCGGCTCTCAGGCGTTTTCTCTGCCGCCGCTGCCGGACGAATCACGTTCCCTCTTTCACTTCTACATCCACGAGGAGGCCGTCAGAGACGCTGTGATTGGCCGAGGGAGGCTTTGTGGGCGGGGCCCCGGGATCCGCCTCCAGGGGGCAGCAGAGGACGAGAGAGGAGATGAAGACGAGCACTTCCTGTCCGGCTTCCACATTCCAAACTTCGTGAGATCCGAGCAGAACTCCAATGATGacttcctgctgtgtgagccGC
The sequence above is drawn from the Onychostoma macrolepis isolate SWU-2019 chromosome 04, ASM1243209v1, whole genome shotgun sequence genome and encodes:
- the mrap2b gene encoding melanocortin-2 receptor accessory protein 2B translates to MSGHSNQSQSGGDYEWHYEYYDEEEPVSFEGLRANRYSIVIGFWIGLAVFVIFMFFVLTLLTKTGAPHPEIPDPSEKHHGLADCVLEGGGSQAFSLPPLPDESRSLFHFYIHEEAVRDAVIGRGRLCGRGPGIRLQGAAEDERGDEDEHFLSGFHIPNFVRSEQNSNDDFLLCEPPIITDSQSAALRSSEPAHPSYDVIRHTDSFLT